The proteins below come from a single Mytilus edulis chromosome 5, xbMytEdul2.2, whole genome shotgun sequence genomic window:
- the LOC139525255 gene encoding salivary glue protein Sgs-3-like, with protein sequence MTTLHDGNTRPKVVVVGILEGKSVSSTTVSSISIPTTTTTSTKATSPSTTSSTITTTSTIGTTTSPTTTTSMTSIQPITTSPTTTTTLTTPTTPTTTTTTTTTTSLTTPTSPTTTTSMTSTQPTTTSPTTTTTPTTTSTTTTTHTPTTTYKPTSTPTTTTTTPPEPTTTPSTTSQPTLTTTHLTKTLTTTIQPPTTTTIHIITSSSSLQFRKKRAFRNTNQTFMLTCQQYKNGVIHTILGQLINRQVIFIV encoded by the exons atgacaacattacatgacgggaataca cgACCTAAGGTCGTAGTTGTGGGAATTTTAGAAGGTAAAAGTGTTTCATCTACTACAGTATCATCAATATCAATACCTACTACAACAACGACATCAACGAAAGCAACATCACCTTCTACAACATCATCAACGATAACAACAACATCAACGATAGGAACAACAACATCACCTACGACGACAACATCAATGACATCAATCCAACCAATTACAACATCTCCTACAACTACAACAACATTAACAACACCTACTACACCAACAACAACTACAACAACTACAACAACAACATCACTTACCACACCAACATCACCTACGACAACAACATCAATGACCTCAACCCAACCAACTACAACATCTCCTACAACTACAACAACACCTACAACAACATCAACTACAACAACAACACATACACCAACAACAACATATAAACCTACATCAACACCAAcgacaacaacaacaacaccaCCTGAACCTACAACAACACCTTCAACAACATCACAACCTACTTTAACAACAAcacatttaacaaaaacattaaCAACAACAATCCAACCTcctacaacaacaacaatacatataataacatcatcatcatcattacaATTCAGGAAAAAACGAGCCTTTAGAAATACGAATCAAACTTTTATGCTGACATGTCAACAATATAAAAACGGAGTAATTCATACTATATTAGGACAATTGATAAACAGGCAAGTCATTTTTATTGTTTAA